The DNA window GAATTAGCAAGTTTCTGAAGTAAATCAACAGATTTGAAACCATTATTTGCAACCTCTAGTAAAATCTCACTAGTTTTTACGTAAGCTAAATTATCGTATTCTTTTTTAGCTTGTCTTACTTTTCCTTTTTGCGCATAACCTATTGCAACAATAAGGCTAAATGCGAATATAGATAGTATTCTTTTTGTTTTCATAATCATTTTTTTAGAAGAATCTAGGTGATAATATTCTACCTAATTTTTGTATTTCAAAACGCAACATGATTTCATGTGAACCACTATTATAGTTATTCAAATTTGTCGTGGTTGCATCATAAGCGTAACCAATATATAAACCATCAGTAACCTGGAAACCAGCGAGACCACTAACAGAATCATCAAAACGCCAAGCAAGACCTAATGTGAATTTCTTATTGAATAAAAAATTGGCAGACACATCTGCTATTAAAGGTGCTCCAGAAACTCCTTTTAATAAAGCTGCTGGTTTAAATTGTGTGTTTTCACTTAAATCAAAAACATAGCCTGCTATTAAATAATAATGCATTCGTTCTTTGGCAACAGATTCTTGATAATCATCATAATGCTTTGTAATTAAAAAGTTAGGCACAGATAAACCTACATACCATTTTCTGTTATGCAGATATAAACCAGCTCCAATTGTTGGCGAAAACAAACTTATATTTTCTTGAAAAGCGGCATCACTTTGATTTTGAAAGCGTCCTTTACTCCAATCTGTATCTAATAAATGTGCTCCAGCTTTTACTCCAAAAGATAACTTAGTCAACGATTCGTTAAGCTGAATTGAATACGAAAAGTTAGCATCAATATAAGTTTCGTTTGCAGGACCTAAAGCATCATTAACTATGGATAATCCTAAACCAATCTTATCATTTCTAAGTGGTGTATGAATGCCTAAAGTTTGTGTTTTTGGTGCTCCTTCTATACCAACCCATTGTGTTCGATATAACCCAGTTACACTTAACACTTCTCGTTGTCCAGCATATGCAGGATTAACACTCATCGTGTTATACATATACTGTGTATACTGAGGGTCTTGCTGCGCAAAACTAGTATTAATCGTTAGTGCACAAAACACTAACAATATTAACCCTTTCACTAATGATGATTTTTTTATCATTTTAATATTGTTTTTAATCTTGCCTAATTTTTATCTATTAATGTATAACCATCCAACTCTTGGTTCAGAACCATCACCTAAGTCGATAACATAATAATACGTACCATCAGGCAATTGATTAGATTCGTTAATAACAATTCTACCATTGGAAGTTCCATTCCAATCGTTTCTATATCCTTTTTTAGAATACACGATATTTCCCCAACGGTTATAAATTTCTAATGTGTTATTAGGGAAGGTTTCTATACAATCAATCATAAATGTATCATTTACACCATCTCCATTTGGAGAGAATTCATTGTAAATTGTTAAACATATTGGATCAACTGAAGCAGAAGATTCATTATTACCTATATTCATATCAGTTCCACCAACAAAATCTGAAATTAAGGCGGTGTTCAAATAATCTCCAAAACCAAGTACTTCAACTGTAATTTCAAGAATATGTAATTGACCAGGATTTAATTGACCTACAGTCCACGCTCCACTCATATCAGAATAAGTTGTTGGCGCTGTTGCAATTGCGCTTACAAAAGTATAGCCACTTGGCAAAACATCTTCAACGACAACTCCTGTTGCTGTAACTAAGCCTTCATTAGCAACTGTAATCGTGAATGTTACATTATCACCTATTAATGGCTCTAGCGTATCAACTTCTTTAAATACTGTTAAATCAAAATCAGAATCTGTAATTGTGTCTGTTGGATCATCTGGATTTCCGTCACTATCTAGATCAACATCTTCAGTATCATTTGGATCATCACTTATATCATCTACAATCGTACCATCTGGACTTGCTCCTTCAGCTACAGCACTATTTGAAACTCCACCAGCATCTACATCACTTTGTGTAATGGTGTAACTTGCTGTATATATTGCAAACTCTCCAACTAATAAAACACCTTCTATACTTCCCATACTTGAAATAGGGCCTTGAAAAGTTGGCTGGGAATCAAGAATAAGTGGATTACCTAACAAATCTGTTAAATCATCACTTACAATCATCACATTATTTAATATCAAATTTCCAGTATTAGTTACTGTAATTGTATAGATAATTTCATCACCTACTCCAATAATATTATCTCCATTATCATTAATTTCAGCTATTTTAGCTACATCTAGTAATGGTAAAGGACATTCAGTAACTGTTACTGTTGCTGTCTCTGACACCGAAGCACATGCACCATTTCCAGTAACTGTGTAAGTATATAATCCTGCTACAGTAATTGGAAAAACCACAATATTATTCATATCATCAGTCCAAACTCCACCACTATCTGGCGTACCTCCTAGTTCAGCTAAAATTTCTGTTTCAGTTAAATCGTCATTAACACAAATTTCAATGTTACCATCCATTCCAGCATCAGGCAAAGCATCAACTGTGATCGTTGCACTAACACCTGTTAAATCAGTATCACAATCTGTGTTGGCGACATTACTAACATCTATGTCTGTATCTGATGTGATTCCTATGACTGAAATCTCTAAGGTGCCATCTGCTGGAATCGTTGCTGTTACTGATGCTCCTCCATCAATACTATAGGTTACTGTATCACCTGCATCGCCTGTAATCACAAACTCTCCATCTTCTCCTGAACAGACACTTCCATCTGTAGCTGAAACGGTTGCTGAGGTTACTGTATTTACTGTGATCGTTGCACTAACACCTGTTAAATCGGTATCACAATCTGTGTTGGCGACATTACTAACATCTATGTCTGTATCTGATGTGATTCCTATGACTGAAATCTCTAAGGTGCCATCTGCTGGAATCGTTGCTGTTACTGATGCTCCTCCATCAATACTATAGGTTACTGTATCACCTGCATCGCCTGTAATCACAAACTCTCCATCTTCTCCTGAACAGACACTTGCGTCTGTAGCTGAGACTGTTGCTGATGTTGGTGCTGTACCAACTGTGATTGTTGCACTAACACCTGTTAAATCGGTATCACAATCTGTGTTGGCGACATTACTAACATCTATGTCTGTATCTGATGTGATTCCTATGACTGAAATCTCTAAGGTGCCATCTGCTGGAATCGTTGCTGTTACTGATGCTCCTCCATCAATACTATAGGTTACTGTATCACCTGCATCGCCTGCAATCACAAACTCTCCATCTTCTCCTGAACAGACACTTGCATCTGTAGCTGAGACTGTTGCTAATGTTGGTGCTGTACCAACTGTGATTGTTGCACTAACACCTGTTAAATCGGTATCACAATCTGTGTTGGCGACATTACTAACATCTATGTCTGTATCTGATGTGATTCCTATGACTGAAATCTCTAAGGTGCCATCTGCTGGAATCGTTGCTGTTACTGATGCTCCTCCATCAATACTATAGGTTACTGTATCACCTGCATCGCCTGTAATCACAAACTCTCCATCTTCTCCTGAACAGACACTTGCATCTGTAGCTGTGACTGTTGCTAATGTTGGTGCTGTACCAACTGTGATTGTTGCACTTACACCTGTTAAATCGGTATCACAATCTGTGTTGGCGACATTACTAACATCTATGTCTGTATCTGATGTGATTCCTGTAACTGAAATCTCTAAGGTGCCATCTGCTGGAATCGTTGCTGTTACTGATGCTCCTCCATCAATACTATAGGTTACTGTATCACCTGCATCGCCTGTAATCACAAACTCTCCATCTTCTCCTGAACATACACTTGCATCTGTAGCTGAGACTGTTGCTGATGTTGGTGCTGTACCAACTGTGATCGTTGCACTTACACCTGTTAAATCAGTATCACAATCTGTGTTGGCAACATTACTAACATCTATGTCTGTATCTGATGTGATTCCTATGACTGCTATCTCTAAGGTGCCATCTGCTGGAATCGTTGCTGTTACTGATGCTCCTCCATCAATACTATAGGTTACTGTATCACCTGCATCGCCTGTAATCACAAACTCTCCATCTTCTCCTGAACAGACACTTGCATCTGTAGCTGAGACTGTTGCTAATGTTGGTGCTGTACCAACTGTGATTGTTGCACTAACACCTGTTAAATCGGTATCACAATCTGTGTTGGCGACATTACTAACATCTATGTCTGTATCTGATGTGATTCCTGTGACTGAAATCTCTAAGGTGCCATCTGCTGGAATCGTTGCTGTTACTGATGCTCCTCCATCAATACTATAGGTTACTGTATCACCTGCATCGCCTGTAATCACAAACTCTCCATCTTCTCCTGAACAGACACTTGCATCTGTAGCTGAGACTGTTGCTGATGTTGGTGCTGTACCAACTGTGATCGTTGCACTTACACCTGTTAAATCAGTATCACAATCTGTGTTGGCGACATTACTAACATCTATGTCTGTATCTGATGTGATTCCTATAACTGCTATCTCTAAGGTTCCATCTGCTGGAATCGTTGCTGTTACTGATGCTCCTCCATCAATACTATAGGTTACTGTATCACCTGCATCGCCAGCAATCACAAACTCTCCATCTTCTCCTGAACAGACACTTGCATCTGTAGCTGAGACTGTTGCTGATGTTGGTGCTGTACCAACTGTGATCGTTGCGCTAACACCTGTTAAATCGGTATCACAATCTGTGTTGGCGACATTACTAACATCTATGTCTGTATCTGATGTGATTCCTATAACTGAAATCTCTAAGGTGCCATCTGCTGGAATCGTTGCTGTTACTGATGCTCCTCCATCAATACTATAGGTTACTGTATCACCTGCATCGCCTGTAATCACAAACTCTCCATCTTCTCCTGAACATACACTTGCATCTGTAGCTGAGACTGTTGCTAATGTTGGTGCTGTACCAACTGTGATTGTTGCACTAACACCTGTTAAATCGGTATCACAATCTGTGTTGGCGACATTACTAACATCTATGTCTGTATCGGATGTGATTCCTGTAACTGAAATCTCTAAGGTGCCATCTGCTGGAATCGTTGCTGTTACTGATGCTCCTCCATCAATACTATAGGTTACTGTATCACCTGCATCGCCTGTAATCACAAACTCTCCATCTTCTCCTGAACAGACACTTGCATCTGTAGCTGAAACGGTTGCTGATGTTGGTGCTGTACCAACTGTGATCGTTGCACTTACACCTGTTAAATCAGTATCACAATCTGTGTTGGCGACATTACTAACATCTATGTCTGTATCTGAAGTGATTCCTATAACTGCTATCTCTAAGGTTCCATCTGCTGGAATCGTTGCTGTTACTGATGCTCCTCCATCAATACTATAGGTTACTGTATCACCTGCATCGCCTGTAATCACAAACTCTCCATCTTCTCCTGAACATACACTTGCATCTGTAGCTGAGACTGTTGCTAATGTTGGTGCTGTACCAACTGTGATCGTTGCACTAACACCTGTTAAATCGGTATCACAATCTGTGTTGGCAACATTACTAACATCTATGTCTGTATCTGATGTGATTCCTGTGACTGAAATCTCTAAGGTGCCATCTGCTGGAATCGTTGCTGTTACTGATGCTCCTCCATCAATACTATAGGTTACTGTATCACCTGCATCGCCTGTAATCACAAACTCTCCATCTTCTCCTGAACATACACTTGCATCTGTAGCTGAGACTGTTGCTGATGTTGGTGCTGTACCAACTGTGATCGTTGCACTTACACCTGTTAAATCAGTATCACAATCTGTGTTGGCAACATTACTAACATCTATGTCTGTATCTGATGTGATTCCTATGACTGCTATCTCTAAGGTGCCATCTACTGGAATCGTTGCTGTTACTGATGCTCCTCCATCAATACTATAGGTTACTGTATCACCTGCATCGCCTGTAATCACAAACTCTCCATCTTCTCCTGAACAGACACTTGCATCTGTAGCTGAGACTGTTGCTGATGTTGGTGCTGTACCAACTGTGATCGTTGCACTTACACCTGTTAAATCAGTATCACAATCTGTGTTGGCGACATTACTAACATCTATGTCTGTATCTGATGTGATTCCTGTAACTGAAATCTCTAAGGTGCCATCTGCTGGAATCGTTGCTGTTACTGATGCTCCTCCATCAATACTATAGGTTACTGTATCACCTGCATCGCCTGTAATCACAAACTCTCCATCTTCTCCTGAACATACACTTGCATCTGTAGCTGAGACTGTTGCTAATGTTGGTGCTGTACCAACTGTGATCGTTGCACTTACACCTGTTAAATCAGTATCACAATCTGTGTTGGCAACATTACTAACATCTATGTCTGTATCTGATGTGATTCCTATGACTGCTATCTCTAAGGTGCCATCTACTGGAATCGTTGCTGTTACTGATGCTCCTCCATCAATACTATAGGTTACTGTATCACCTGCATCGCCTGTAATCACAAACTCTCCATCTTCTCCTGAACAGACACTTGCATCTGTAGCTGAGACTGTTGCTGATGTTGGTGCTGTACCAACTGTGATCGTTGCACTTACACCTGTTAAATCAGTATCACAATCTGTGTTGGCGACATTACTAACATCTATGTCTGTATCTGATGTGATTCCTATAACTGCTATCTCTAAGGTTCCATCTGCTGGAATCGTTGCTGTTACTGATGCTCCTCCATCAATACTATAGGTTACTGTATCACCTGCATCGCCAGCAATCACAAACTCTCCATCTTCTCCTGAACAGACACTTGCATCTGTAGCTGAGACTGTTGCTGATGTTGGTGCTGTACCAACTGTGATCGTTGCGCTAACACCTGTTAAATCGGTATCACAATCTGTGTTGGCGACATTACTAACATCTATGTCTGTATCTGATGTGATTCCTATAACTGAAATCTCTAAGGTGCCATCTGCTGGAATCGTTGCTGTTACTGATGCTCCTCCATCAATACTATAGGTTACTGTATCACCTGCATCGCCTGTAATCACAAACTCTCCATCTTCTCCTGAACATACACTTGCATCTGTAGCTGAGACTGTTGCTAATGTTGGTGCTGTACCAACTGTGATTGTTGCACTAACACCTGTTAAATCGGTATCACAATCTGTGTTGGCGACATTACTAACATCTATGTCTGTATCGGATGTGATTCCTGTAACTGAAATCTCTAAGGTGCCATCTGCTGGAATCGTTGCTGTTACTGATGCTCCTCCATCAATACTATAGGTTACTGTATCACCTGCATCGCCTGTAATCACAAACTCTCCATCTTCTCCTGAACAGACACTTGCATCTGTAGCTGAAACGGTTGCTGATGTTACTGTATTTACAGTTATAGAAATACTTTCCTCTTGTGGACACTTGTTGTTTACTGTTGTTACTTCTAATCGATAAGTATTGGTATCAAAATTAGCAGGAATATTATTAATTGTTAATATTGCAGTTTGGGAACCAGAATACTGAGCTCCATCAGTTAGCGCTGTTGCACCTAAATACCATTGATAACTAAAATCTACAGCAGGAATAGCAATAGTCGTATCATCGCTTGTACTTCCTATTAAACCAAAATCAGTTACACGAATTCCAGTTGTTGTAGCTGTAAATACAAGATCCTCTAATTCACAAACAGTTGCTGGATCTGGACTAGGAGTAATTACAATACTAGTTACGACATCGCTAATAATTTCGGTTCCATTAGCACCATCGTAGCCACCAACACCTCCTACTACTAATCCATTACCATCAAGTCCTGTTCCGTCAAGCACTCCATCATTATTATCATCTACACCACCAGATTCAACAACGTCATAACAACCATCATTATCACTATCTGTATCTAAGTGATTAGGAATTCCATCTTTATCAATATCAAATAAATATGTAATAGGATCACTAAAATTATTAACACAATTAAATTCGACACTATGTCTTCTAGTTACAGGATTATTAGGAGTAATTATGCTTACACCTAGTCTAATTGTTTGACTAGAAGTATTCAAGTATCTCGTTGAAAAGTTTGATGCAGGATTAGCATTTGATGTACCTGAAAAATTAAGATTACTAGAAGTACCAACTAGCCAAGGGCTTTCATCAGTGATTGTAATTTCACTAGGATTATCTAATGTATAACTTGTTGGATACTCTACCCAATTTTGTTCGATTAAATCTGCATTTCCGTCAAGATCATTAAAATTAATAAACAATTCAGGTATAATAAATGGTATCGTTGATCCTGATTGCACAAAATCAAATTGATATTCAACAAAAGGTTGTTGACCTGCAGGCACATTACCAACAATTGTTTCAGGTTTAAAGAATGTTGGATCTGAAGAATTTTCATCAATCACAAGTACAAAACAATTATAAACTTCATTTATGGTAACTATAGCATCAATTCCTGGAGCAACATTTGAAAATCTAAACACCTCATTTTGAATTACTGTTCCGAGCAAACCATCTCCAACTTCTTCTGTTGGAGGATTACTAAAATCTAATGTAGTTTGTCCTCCGCAAATGGGCTGGCTATTAGTCGTAATTCCTTGTTCAACAACATCGAGTATTCCATCATTATCATCATCATCATCACAGCCATCAACATATAAATCACCATCATTATTTTGAGTATCATCAAAGCCAGGGCATTGATCATTTGTATTACTCACACCATCTCCATCATCATCACATTCTCCAGAAGTAATAGTAGGATTAAGCGCACTAATGTCATTTTGTTGGCCACTAGAAGCTCCAACTTGCGGTATACCATTAGCATCAACACTATCTCCTAAGCTATTTTCAGCATCTAAATCTGTTAAAGTGAATCCTCCATCACCTTCAAGTGCATCTGGACAACCATCATTATCACTATCATAATCTAGAAAATCTGGAGTACCTCCACCATCTGTATCTTGGCAGAGCTCCACAAACACATTATCTAATCTAAAATCGTCAGAGACTCCTATACCTGAAGAAAACGCTCTAATACTAATATTTGCGGTTCCAGTAGTCGAAACAAAGAATAACGACTGCGTTGCAAACACATTTACACCACCATTATCAGCTTGGATTTCAGTAGCAGTCTTGCTATAAACGACATTTCCGTCAATTGAAATTTCTAAAGTCGCATCAATTGCACTAGTTGCATCTGCTGCATCTTGAAATGTAAAAGCAGTGATTACATTTTGATATACAGTTACAGTTTGTTCAAATGTAGAATCAGAATTATCAGCAGTAAATCTTGCAATTCCTCCTCCAACACCTGATCTAAACCAGTCTGAATCTCCTGATTCTGTCCAACCTGTAACAAGGTTTGAATCAAAATCACCATTTGTTAATGCATTTGTAGCATTACATTCTACCGAATCTAAAAGTCCATCATTATCGTCATCATCATCACATCCATCAGGCGCACCATCATCATCTACATCAGCAAAATCATCAAAGCCTTCGCATATATCTGAAGAATTTACAACTCCATCACCATCACAATCATTAGTTGGAAAATCCAAACAATTCCCTATAACAATCAAGACATTTGCATCATCACAAATAGCATTATTAATATCTAAACAGATTGTATACTGAACAGTATAATTTCCTGGGGTGCTGTCTGAAGGAATATTAATTGTTCCATCAGAATTAATTGTAACCCCTGTTAATCCACCATCAACACTAATAGAAATATTAGCGTCTATATTAGCGTCTGTAGCATCTACACCATCAGCAAGATCTTGCGTAAATCCATTATCTAAGAACACACTTATGGTTGTTCCTCCAGTTACTGGATTAAACGGTGTACTACTAAAATCATCATTATTTGCTGTGATGCTTTGTGAAAAAGAATTTTGAAATGAAAATAATATTAATAAGCTACTAAAAAAGATTAGCTTATTAACAAACGAGAATCGAGTAGAAATATACATAAAATCTTATATAATTATTTATTCTTAAATTTTATATAACATCTTAAATGATCTACATAAAAACAAAAAAAACCTCATCCCATACATATTTATGCATAAGACAGGCTTACTGTTTAGTTGTAGGTTCAACATAAGTGCTATTAATCTGGTTTCAAATGTAACAATTTTGCAAAAAAATACTCCAAAGATTAACATTTATTTAATCGATTAAGTGATTATTTTAATCGATTAAAAACAAATTTAAGGTAATTTCCCTTAAATCAAAAGGTTTTTGAAATAATTGCTTCACAAAAACAACACCGTTTTATTCATCCAAAACCCAACATTTTAACCTGTATTAATTATAAGACACATAAGTTTTAATGACGTCACTCATTTTTATATCAAAATCACTTCAATAATAACTATGATAAAATTATATTTGCACCTACTATAAATGAATATGAGTTTTTTAAAAGAAATCAATAGACGTCGGACTTTTGGTATTATTTCCCATCCAGATGCAGGTAAAACAACTTTAACAGAAAAACTATTACTTTTTGGAGGTGCCATTCAAGAAGCTGGAGCTGTTAAGAGTAATAAAATAAAAAAAGGTGCTACTAGTGACTTTATGGAAATAGAGCGTCAAAGAGGTATATCTGTGGCCACTTCTGTTTTAGCATTTGAATATGATGGCATTAAAATTAACATTCTTGATACTCCTGGTCATAAAGATTTTGCAGAAGACACCTTTAGAACGCTAACTGCAGTTGACAGTGTAATTGTTGTTATTGATGTTGCAAAAGGCGTAGAGGAACAAACTGAAAAACTTGTTGAAGTCTGTCGAATGCGAAACATACCGATGATTGTATT is part of the Psychroserpens ponticola genome and encodes:
- a CDS encoding T9SS type B sorting domain-containing protein; the protein is MYISTRFSFVNKLIFFSSLLILFSFQNSFSQSITANNDDFSSTPFNPVTGGTTISVFLDNGFTQDLADGVDATDANIDANISISVDGGLTGVTINSDGTINIPSDSTPGNYTVQYTICLDINNAICDDANVLIVIGNCLDFPTNDCDGDGVVNSSDICEGFDDFADVDDDGAPDGCDDDDDNDGLLDSVECNATNALTNGDFDSNLVTGWTESGDSDWFRSGVGGGIARFTADNSDSTFEQTVTVYQNVITAFTFQDAADATSAIDATLEISIDGNVVYSKTATEIQADNGGVNVFATQSLFFVSTTGTANISIRAFSSGIGVSDDFRLDNVFVELCQDTDGGGTPDFLDYDSDNDGCPDALEGDGGFTLTDLDAENSLGDSVDANGIPQVGASSGQQNDISALNPTITSGECDDDGDGVSNTNDQCPGFDDTQNNDGDLYVDGCDDDDDNDGILDVVEQGITTNSQPICGGQTTLDFSNPPTEEVGDGLLGTVIQNEVFRFSNVAPGIDAIVTINEVYNCFVLVIDENSSDPTFFKPETIVGNVPAGQQPFVEYQFDFVQSGSTIPFIIPELFINFNDLDGNADLIEQNWVEYPTSYTLDNPSEITITDESPWLVGTSSNLNFSGTSNANPASNFSTRYLNTSSQTIRLGVSIITPNNPVTRRHSVEFNCVNNFSDPITYLFDIDKDGIPNHLDTDSDNDGCYDVVESGGVDDNNDGVLDGTGLDGNGLVVGGVGGYDGANGTEIISDVVTSIVITPSPDPATVCELEDLVFTATTTGIRVTDFGLIGSTSDDTTIAIPAVDFSYQWYLGATALTDGAQYSGSQTAILTINNIPANFDTNTYRLEVTTVNNKCPQEESISITVNTVTSATVSATDASVCSGEDGEFVITGDAGDTVTYSIDGGASVTATIPADGTLEISVTGITSDTDIDVSNVANTDCDTDLTGVSATITVGTAPTLATVSATDASVCSGEDGEFVITGDAGDTVTYSIDGGASVTATIPADGTLEISVIGITSDTDIDVSNVANTDCDTDLTGVSATITVGTAPTSATVSATDASVCSGEDGEFVIAGDAGDTVTYSIDGGASVTATIPADGTLEIAVIGITSDTDIDVSNVANTDCDTDLTGVSATITVGTAPTSATVSATDASVCSGEDGEFVITGDAGDTVTYSIDGGASVTATIPVDGTLEIAVIGITSDTDIDVSNVANTDCDTDLTGVSATITVGTAPTLATVSATDASVCSGEDGEFVITGDAGDTVTYSIDGGASVTATIPADGTLEISVTGITSDTDIDVSNVANTDCDTDLTGVSATITVGTAPTSATVSATDASVCSGEDGEFVITGDAGDTVTYSIDGGASVTATIPVDGTLEIAVIGITSDTDIDVSNVANTDCDTDLTGVSATITVGTAPTSATVSATDASVCSGEDGEFVITGDAGDTVTYSIDGGASVTATIPADGTLEISVTGITSDTDIDVSNVANTDCDTDLTGVSATITVGTAPTLATVSATDASVCSGEDGEFVITGDAGDTVTYSIDGGASVTATIPADGTLEIAVIGITSDTDIDVSNVANTDCDTDLTGVSATITVGTAPTSATVSATDASVCSGEDGEFVITGDAGDTVTYSIDGGASVTATIPADGTLEISVTGITSDTDIDVSNVANTDCDTDLTGVSATITVGTAPTLATVSATDASVCSGEDGEFVITGDAGDTVTYSIDGGASVTATIPADGTLEISVIGITSDTDIDVSNVANTDCDTDLTGVSATITVGTAPTSATVSATDASVCSGEDGEFVIAGDAGDTVTYSIDGGASVTATIPADGTLEIAVIGITSDTDIDVSNVANTDCDTDLTGVSATITVGTAPTSATVSATDASVCSGEDGEFVITGDAGDTVTYSIDGGASVTATIPADGTLEISVTGITSDTDIDVSNVANTDCDTDLTGVSATITVGTAPTLATVSATDASVCSGEDGEFVITGDAGDTVTYSIDGGASVTATIPADGTLEIAVIGITSDTDIDVSNVANTDCDTDLTGVSATITVGTAPTSATVSATDASVCSGEDGEFVITGDAGDTVTYSIDGGASVTATIPADGTLEISVTGITSDTDIDVSNVANTDCDTDLTGVSATITVGTAPTLATVTATDASVCSGEDGEFVITGDAGDTVTYSIDGGASVTATIPADGTLEISVIGITSDTDIDVSNVANTDCDTDLTGVSATITVGTAPTLATVSATDASVCSGEDGEFVIAGDAGDTVTYSIDGGASVTATIPADGTLEISVIGITSDTDIDVSNVANTDCDTDLTGVSATITVGTAPTSATVSATDASVCSGEDGEFVITGDAGDTVTYSIDGGASVTATIPADGTLEISVIGITSDTDIDVSNVANTDCDTDLTGVSATITVNTVTSATVSATDGSVCSGEDGEFVITGDAGDTVTYSIDGGASVTATIPADGTLEISVIGITSDTDIDVSNVANTDCDTDLTGVSATITVDALPDAGMDGNIEICVNDDLTETEILAELGGTPDSGGVWTDDMNNIVVFPITVAGLYTYTVTGNGACASVSETATVTVTECPLPLLDVAKIAEINDNGDNIIGVGDEIIYTITVTNTGNLILNNVMIVSDDLTDLLGNPLILDSQPTFQGPISSMGSIEGVLLVGEFAIYTASYTITQSDVDAGGVSNSAVAEGASPDGTIVDDISDDPNDTEDVDLDSDGNPDDPTDTITDSDFDLTVFKEVDTLEPLIGDNVTFTITVANEGLVTATGVVVEDVLPSGYTFVSAIATAPTTYSDMSGAWTVGQLNPGQLHILEITVEVLGFGDYLNTALISDFVGGTDMNIGNNESSASVDPICLTIYNEFSPNGDGVNDTFMIDCIETFPNNTLEIYNRWGNIVYSKKGYRNDWNGTSNGRIVINESNQLPDGTYYYVIDLGDGSEPRVGWLYINR
- a CDS encoding PorP/SprF family type IX secretion system membrane protein, which gives rise to MIKKSSLVKGLILLVFCALTINTSFAQQDPQYTQYMYNTMSVNPAYAGQREVLSVTGLYRTQWVGIEGAPKTQTLGIHTPLRNDKIGLGLSIVNDALGPANETYIDANFSYSIQLNESLTKLSFGVKAGAHLLDTDWSKGRFQNQSDAAFQENISLFSPTIGAGLYLHNRKWYVGLSVPNFLITKHYDDYQESVAKERMHYYLIAGYVFDLSENTQFKPAALLKGVSGAPLIADVSANFLFNKKFTLGLAWRFDDSVSGLAGFQVTDGLYIGYAYDATTTNLNNYNSGSHEIMLRFEIQKLGRILSPRFF